From the genome of Astyanax mexicanus isolate ESR-SI-001 chromosome 3, AstMex3_surface, whole genome shotgun sequence:
CCTTTGCCTTTtccaaaaatgacaaaacaactGTGGACATTGATGCTATTATGGACAACATCACCATTGTCCTCTACACCATAACCATCATACTTGGCATCACTGGGAACTCTGTGGTCATCTGGATGGCTGGGTTCTGTCTAAAGGCCAACGTCACCAACGTGTGGCTGGTTAACCTGGCTGTGGCCGACCTGATTTTTTGCCTGACTCGTGTCACTTCTTTGATCAAGAAGCTTTTCTATGATCACTGGCCCTTTGGACTCTTCCTCTGCAAGTTCAATGGTTTCTTCAAGTATGCCAACATGTTTTGTAGTGTTTTTCTTTTGGCTGTCATCAGTCTGGATCGGGCGATTTGTGTGTGGCTCCCTGTGTTTACTAGGCAGCGGCGAACTGTGCGTGCTGCTCGACTTGTCAGCCTAGGAGTCTGGATTGTGGCGGGGCTCTTCAGCTCACCGTATTACGTATATCGACAAGTCTACATCGGAAAGAACAACTTGAGCAAGTGCTCCTTGGAGGTAAGGAATATGTTCCTATTTGGGTGCTTGTTTAGGATTAATAAATAATGGCAAGCAGAAAAGTTGGTTTTACATGTCAAACCCTAATACTagctacatttacattaacaaactcaaatcCGACTCAAagttgtcaaaagtattcacattcattattcaGGTACAATTATAGGCATTAGGGTTTAAAATACCTCTGTAGAggatgaagtatcaactcaagtaaAAGTCTAAAATTATTGGTTTCATAGCTACttcaagtaaaaaagtaaaatgtaaaaaacccattaaggacaaaagcttaggccgcaaAACAGGGGCCTATCCACTCcctcccaaaaacacatttttctaaaagcatactaaatatataatgttatattaaaatattaatgttgaacAATTTGGAATGCACTAGACTCCCTGTTTCaggaatgcattttagtacaatgcaaatatattaaaaaagctcGGCTGGGACATTTTACTCAATTTCTTTTGATCATCTTCATACTTGGCTACATACGTAgaagtaattaaaaatatatattattcaagCAAAGTATAGATAACAAAAAAATCTTCATAAGTAAGGTAactaagtatttgtactttggtacttgacacctctggtcaTACAGTAACAAATAACAAATCATTGCTTAAAGGAAGGCAGATAGAGTCAGACAGAGAGTCAGAATTcagcaaaacaacagaaataataatgtgaatatttaagccaaatccaatctgagcaaaaactCTACTGTATGTTCGAATGTACTGTAGCATTTGTTTATTTCTCTgtttacataaatataaataaatataatttatttttcaattAATAACTCAAGCTGATCACTAAATTAAAGTATAGTGTCGGTTAAAACAGTCCTCCATCTGGTGGGTATAATATAAACTTCAGTACATTTTTTCCCCAGGTCAAGGAACAAACTGAAGGCGACAACACAGCTAAGCTTGCCTTGTACAGCATTCGCTTCTCCTGCGGTTTTCTGCTGCCCTTCCTGGTCATCCTTACCTGCTATGCACTTGCTGGTATAGGGATACGGCGAACACGTATCTCCCGCAAATCACGACCCCTCAGAATTCTGGTGTCTCTGGTCTGTGCCTTCTTCCTGTGCTGGGCTCCATACCACGGCCTACTTTTGGCTAAAATGGTGGATAGCAAGAGCCAAGCGATAAAGGTGGGCCTAACCATCGCAAAGGGCTTCGCCTATTTTAACAGCTGTGTGAATCCACTCCTTTATTTCTGCATGGGCCTGGATATGAGGCAGCGCTTCAGACAAAGCCTGTCTGGGGTTTACCGTCGAGCTCTAGCTGAGGACTGGGACGGGCAGACGTCACAGTCTCAGGAGCGCACTGTAGATGAGACTTCCAGTTGCATAACAAAAACCAAAACGACAGGGATGCACACAGCTGATGGAACTGCTTATGTTTGAAAAAAGGTTAAATCTAGTGCTGCGTTCCATTTAACTCGTATGTCGGATGTTAAAGCTATGAATAATTTCACACCCAAGTTGTTAGCATTGTTTCTGGTTAGCATTGCTAGTGATATCAGTAGATAACTATGAATTATGCAGTATTTTGCACATGTTAAATACCTGTCCACAGAGAAAAGGTGGGCAGTATTATGTGCAACTGATTTACTGAGACACAAACAGATAGAAatgctaataaactgtataatactactgtgTTTACTGCTGATGGCatgcagtgcagccatcttggattctgaattcATGGTTGGCGAGGCTCTTCCGCCTTTTCTAGTAGAAAATCAGACATGTAGGAACGTTCCAATTAAAATTTCCTATATGGAACTATAACAAAAAGTCCAACATTCAAGCTCAAATATGTCTTCTTCTAGAGCTGTGGTTGTTTTGGTCCTTGAGTAtccatattttgcatatttttgtgATTTGTGAGAATGTttctttttgtacatttatttttatgtacatgCAATACATATCAATTGTTGTCAAAATGTCACTAAAAACAGTGCTACTGTGTTCTAAACTGTAATATGGCAAGTTGCTTTATGTAAGTCTGAATTAAATGTGGAGTCTCAATTCTccggtgtaaaaaaaaagtttagtattGCATTATAAAATCTGTCATATACAAAATCCTCTGGACAGAAGCAAAGTACTTAATTAACCTCTATCGACAgaacccagctaacaattttggctagtagaacattttctgaatgttacaattaacatttttagaatgtcaagttttttggattttttttttagaatgttttaatttattgtttttaaacctTCTGGTAAAGTTTCTAcaatgtcacttgtgtcaatgttttaaatattttttttgggatttattatttttttggaattattttttttgattaatGTTTGTAAATGTTTCCGAATAAAATTAGTATtcgtctagctgggaacgttatgtgagaaacaaACGAATGACATTGTGATGCAAACTCGTATTacgtcacacattttcagaacgttcctggaacattttttctgtaacgttacaggctaaccttcctgtaacctttttaaaactttgctaaatgttttttttaatgttctctgGTAAAACTCAAATTCACAGTTTGTAAGGCTGCAGTCAGAGTGGAGTATTCAATCAGCATGTAACTCAAGTTTTTATCTTCAGCTCTAATATACTAAAACTAATCAACTACGCTGACATGATAGGATAGcaggacttttgccatgtctcataaaagctaaaagctaaaagaaTGCTGTACTGACCTGTTGCATATGTGTGTGAAGCATTTTGCTTTGAATGTGCCTGTAATTTCTACCACTGTCACTTCTTTGTTTGCATAAACATTTCTAGCCAGACGCTGCCTGTTCCACTGAGGATGGTAATATATggtaaatatgatttatatttgatAGAGAAATGGAATGCTGCATTCATCTggcactatcaggccttgcttaaACACAAGATAAATATGGAAAAGGAAGCAACAAGATCCTTAAAAGCAGTGGGAAATAATGATAAgactttattttagtaagcaaTTTGTAACatgctttaaatatttaaactatttttaacCCAGGGTGACTCTAACATTGTGGCATGTTGACCAGAATACTTATTTCCTTTGCTTGTTTTTTCCTCAGTGCTATCTTTGGACTGGCTTTGACACTATATTCTGAAATCCACTCAATAATTCTCAATGCAAATAATGCAACTGTgtgaataataatatttttaaaaaaggtttgaaaTGTTTCATGCAGATATTTTacctttaaaatataattttatgttttacatctTTTCAATGCTCACATACAAACGTCTAATTAATAAGAGACCGCTATGCAGGTCCCTGAGCGTGTAGTTTATTTTGGCTGACTGGAAACATACACACTATACCTAAGCTATGTGACTATTGTTATATTTAGTTCTCATTATTTGTATTTGATCTTTTCTTTTACTAACTAATTAAAGCAGATGcaagtgagtattatcaggctGTCCATGAGTATTGTTTGTCGTTTTATTCAAGAATAAACT
Proteins encoded in this window:
- the LOC103032193 gene encoding C3a anaphylatoxin chemotactic receptor is translated as MSSNGTLILSLPDNSFAFSKNDKTTVDIDAIMDNITIVLYTITIILGITGNSVVIWMAGFCLKANVTNVWLVNLAVADLIFCLTRVTSLIKKLFYDHWPFGLFLCKFNGFFKYANMFCSVFLLAVISLDRAICVWLPVFTRQRRTVRAARLVSLGVWIVAGLFSSPYYVYRQVYIGKNNLSKCSLEVKEQTEGDNTAKLALYSIRFSCGFLLPFLVILTCYALAGIGIRRTRISRKSRPLRILVSLVCAFFLCWAPYHGLLLAKMVDSKSQAIKVGLTIAKGFAYFNSCVNPLLYFCMGLDMRQRFRQSLSGVYRRALAEDWDGQTSQSQERTVDETSSCITKTKTTGMHTADGTAYV